A region from the uncultured Bacteroides sp. genome encodes:
- a CDS encoding TolC family protein, whose translation MPATVMPERELIEQHIMRIISTYYKNKQSKLTTEMEMKRILATVLIMLGILPAFAQDSIKYISLHQACKLGIVSNAGIINAKLETKKSGYQLKETQSKLYPQLEGYSDFSYYYAIPQMMMPGEMFGQTGEVPVQIGTKYDWTYGFKASVTLYNQSYYTSIKVAKRMQTINELTALQKKEELVYEVSQVYFLCKTTANQITQLEKNKQNTDRLLDILKLQEENGIARKIDYSKVWVTKNNLQTQIDNLDQLLQQQTGLLKHLIGIKLDDRIELSDSLSFTTGLPDFEKPDFNRQSELRLLDKQIELTGLNRKANRQAYLPSLSGSGQLYYDGQQNEFDYFKGGGDKFYKVGFIGLSLSIPIFDGFEKRSKTKQYDIELQQLQNTRKDTENNYLKDFIDAKNQYNTSLKALLRQLDNIKVAEEDYNITLQNYRQQVMSLSDVMLSENSLTEARLSYVNALLQVKNAELDLKKGQGELLNY comes from the coding sequence ATGCCAGCCACTGTTATGCCCGAACGCGAGCTGATTGAACAACACATAATGCGCATAATATCAACCTATTACAAAAACAAACAGAGTAAACTAACCACCGAAATGGAAATGAAAAGAATACTTGCAACAGTGCTGATCATGCTTGGCATACTGCCTGCATTTGCCCAGGACTCTATAAAATACATCTCTTTACATCAGGCTTGCAAACTAGGCATAGTTAGCAACGCAGGCATAATAAATGCTAAGCTCGAAACAAAAAAGTCCGGCTATCAATTAAAAGAGACTCAAAGCAAACTTTATCCGCAGCTCGAGGGATACAGCGATTTTAGCTACTACTACGCCATTCCTCAAATGATGATGCCGGGCGAGATGTTTGGCCAAACCGGCGAGGTGCCCGTGCAGATTGGTACAAAATACGATTGGACTTATGGGTTTAAGGCTTCCGTCACTCTTTACAACCAAAGCTACTACACTTCTATAAAAGTGGCCAAACGTATGCAAACGATCAATGAGCTAACGGCTCTTCAGAAAAAAGAAGAGTTGGTTTATGAGGTGTCTCAGGTGTACTTTCTCTGCAAAACCACCGCCAACCAGATTACACAGTTAGAGAAAAACAAGCAAAACACAGATCGGTTGCTGGATATACTCAAGCTTCAGGAAGAAAATGGCATTGCACGAAAAATAGATTACTCGAAGGTATGGGTAACTAAAAATAACCTGCAAACTCAAATAGATAATCTGGATCAATTGCTTCAACAACAAACCGGACTGTTGAAGCACCTGATTGGGATTAAGCTTGACGACCGGATTGAGTTGAGCGACTCTTTGTCTTTTACGACCGGCTTGCCCGATTTTGAAAAGCCTGATTTCAATAGGCAATCGGAATTAAGATTGCTCGATAAGCAGATAGAACTCACAGGGCTTAACCGAAAAGCCAACAGGCAGGCTTATCTGCCTTCGTTGTCGGGCTCTGGCCAGCTCTATTATGACGGGCAACAAAATGAATTCGATTATTTCAAAGGAGGTGGCGACAAATTCTATAAGGTTGGCTTCATTGGTCTGAGTCTTAGCATACCCATCTTCGATGGTTTTGAGAAGCGCTCTAAAACAAAGCAATACGATATAGAGTTGCAGCAACTACAGAATACCCGAAAAGATACCGAGAATAATTATTTGAAAGATTTCATTGATGCTAAGAATCAGTACAATACCAGCCTCAAAGCTTTACTCAGGCAGCTGGATAACATAAAGGTGGCCGAGGAAGATTATAACATTACACTTCAAAACTATCGGCAACAAGTGATGTCACTGTCCGATGTCATGCTCTCGGAGAATTCACTAACGGAGGCTCGCTTATCGTACGTGAACGCATTGCTGCAAGTAAAGAACGCTGAGTTGGATCTTAAAAAGGGCCAAGGCGAATTACTCAATTACTAA
- a CDS encoding efflux RND transporter periplasmic adaptor subunit, translating to MKLKKYILSASVIVAVIAIVAVRLISNKQSFDKELKMVSESNTTVPVITDTVRSEQLPAGFSVNGGFSPIQETSIAAEVEGKITSVNSKEGDRVAAGQVLASIDNEIPASQLELAKFNLDKAEKDIKRFKELSQGDAATVQQYEAARQSFEMAKSAYTAAKTEDKNTFIEAPFGGIITKRYFDKGAYLSVGTPVYDIVEIDRVKFIARLTVDEAGKVQKGQTVKLSVDAYPEVTYDGKISAVTVKADLSKRYDVEIEVENRSEDIIKPGMYGVATFIRNTENQLLVIPRQAIAGSIKHPEVFLVKGNSVILRKIVITPFNDKYVVIKSGLKAGDVIVTSGQISLVNGSKIKLNN from the coding sequence ATGAAACTAAAAAAATACATCCTTTCGGCATCAGTCATTGTTGCTGTTATTGCCATCGTAGCAGTCAGGCTTATTTCCAACAAACAGAGCTTTGACAAGGAACTGAAAATGGTATCCGAATCTAACACAACAGTGCCTGTCATTACCGATACCGTGAGGAGTGAACAGCTGCCTGCCGGATTCTCGGTCAACGGGGGGTTTTCTCCGATACAAGAAACCTCCATTGCTGCCGAGGTAGAAGGAAAAATTACTTCGGTAAATTCAAAAGAAGGAGATAGGGTGGCAGCGGGGCAGGTTTTGGCCTCTATTGATAACGAGATACCCGCTTCGCAACTGGAGCTGGCCAAATTTAATCTTGATAAAGCGGAAAAAGACATCAAACGTTTCAAAGAACTCTCGCAGGGCGATGCCGCCACTGTGCAACAATATGAAGCTGCCAGGCAGAGCTTCGAAATGGCAAAGTCTGCTTATACGGCAGCTAAAACAGAAGATAAGAATACGTTTATCGAAGCTCCGTTTGGCGGGATAATTACCAAACGGTATTTTGACAAGGGAGCTTACCTGTCGGTTGGTACGCCCGTTTACGACATTGTTGAGATTGACCGGGTGAAATTCATAGCCAGGCTTACGGTAGATGAGGCCGGAAAGGTGCAAAAAGGTCAGACGGTTAAGCTGAGTGTTGATGCTTATCCCGAGGTAACTTACGATGGAAAAATCAGTGCGGTTACCGTTAAAGCCGATCTCTCGAAACGCTATGACGTGGAGATAGAAGTTGAAAACCGCTCTGAAGACATCATAAAACCGGGCATGTATGGAGTCGCTACATTTATCCGCAATACTGAGAATCAGCTTTTAGTAATTCCTCGTCAGGCTATTGCGGGGAGTATCAAGCATCCAGAGGTGTTCTTGGTTAAAGGAAATTCCGTAATTCTGAGGAAGATAGTGATTACTCCTTTCAATGATAAATATGTTGTGATTAAGAGTGGACTAAAAGCGGGCGATGTCATTGTCACATCGGGTCAGATTAGCTTGGTGAATGGCTCTAAGATCAAACTAAACAATTAA
- a CDS encoding efflux RND transporter permease subunit, translated as MNITKISVKRPTLVVVVFTVLIFLGFTGYKSLNSELMPKMTAPAFMIMTTYPGASPSEVENNVTKKLEEAITSVENIDHIQSTSFEGISVLGISLKQNANIDDAVQDAQRKINAVKSTLPESVLDPVVSKISFGDLPIMNIGVTAAMSSTEFYDLIKYKIQPELTRISGVGEIAIIGGNEREIRVNLDAQKLEAYNLSSVQVLQAIQSSNLDFPTGKIKNDDGQMVIRLSAKLKSVAEIQNIVISVDDKGSKVKLKDLAEVLDTSKEPAMIARVNGENSVGLSVKKQSDANTVEVCHLVNQKLAELETTYKGSKLKFEVPFDSSIFTEKATDSVKDDLLFAVILVSLVMLVFLHGLRNAFIVMIAIPISIVVSFLGMYLLGYTLNIMTLLAMSLVIGILVDDAIVVLENIYRHMEMGKDRVQATLDGRAEISYTAVAITLVDVVVFLPLGLSKSMIAPILAPFSLVIVITTLLSLLVAFTVVPLLTSRLAKVQHLSKERFSGRFFLWFEKQVEAFANILHSILLKAFRHKITTFGIVTALFIGSVALIPMGFVGTEVFALGDVGEFIIQVELPNNATLKETNLKVIEIEHLLNTKPEIKSVFTTVGSTNSGMQGGGAQSNANKAEIDVKLVDKKFRKVSSKVYANQIKNFLNAKMPGVKVKAALLNPFFGSTDDSPIQVIVKSSDPDSLTKYAGRIKTLIEKTPGAIDISSSLEDARNEVAVEIDKEKMTELGLSLPTVGSVMSTAFSGNTDAKYSDGSYEYDINIVYDEFNRRSLSDVSNLTFVNAGGQPIKLSQFAKISYADGSAKLERMDRMSSITIQSQVLGRASGDVGDNIKQQIDAISFPSEVSIYYAGDMQMQDDAFGSLGFAILTAIFLVYLIMVALYESYLYPLVVMFSIPLAIIGAILGLALAKENLSIFSMMGIIMLIGLVAKNAILVVDFTNHLKKQGYGTIRALLMATRTRIRPVLMTTLSMIIGLLPIALATGAASEWKNGIAWVLIGGLTSSMLLTLVVVPVVYSLLENIKIRVQLWVSKAKTGIRKVGE; from the coding sequence ATGAATATTACAAAAATATCGGTAAAAAGGCCAACGCTTGTGGTCGTTGTTTTTACGGTACTTATCTTTCTGGGATTTACGGGTTATAAAAGCCTGAATTCCGAATTGATGCCAAAAATGACGGCGCCGGCTTTTATGATTATGACTACTTATCCGGGTGCTTCTCCCTCTGAAGTAGAGAATAATGTTACGAAGAAACTGGAGGAAGCCATTACATCCGTCGAGAACATTGACCACATTCAATCTACATCGTTCGAAGGTATCTCTGTTTTGGGCATTTCGTTAAAACAAAATGCCAATATAGACGATGCCGTGCAAGATGCACAGCGCAAGATAAACGCAGTAAAAAGTACTCTTCCGGAAAGTGTTTTAGATCCTGTGGTTAGCAAAATATCTTTTGGAGATCTTCCGATAATGAACATTGGGGTAACGGCGGCTATGTCTTCAACCGAGTTTTACGATTTGATTAAATACAAAATTCAGCCGGAACTGACAAGAATCAGCGGGGTGGGAGAGATTGCCATAATAGGAGGCAACGAACGCGAAATCAGGGTGAATCTCGATGCTCAAAAGTTGGAAGCGTATAATCTTTCGTCCGTACAGGTTCTTCAGGCCATCCAATCGTCAAATCTTGATTTCCCGACCGGGAAAATAAAAAATGACGATGGGCAGATGGTAATCAGGCTATCGGCTAAGTTGAAAAGTGTGGCGGAGATTCAGAATATCGTAATCAGCGTGGACGATAAGGGTTCGAAAGTAAAGCTGAAAGATTTGGCGGAAGTATTGGACACGTCAAAAGAACCCGCCATGATTGCTCGTGTAAACGGGGAAAATTCTGTGGGATTAAGCGTTAAAAAACAAAGCGATGCCAACACCGTAGAGGTTTGCCATTTGGTAAATCAAAAGCTGGCCGAGCTCGAAACGACTTATAAGGGCAGCAAACTTAAATTTGAAGTACCCTTCGACTCATCTATTTTTACCGAAAAAGCCACCGATTCGGTGAAGGACGATCTGCTGTTTGCCGTTATTCTGGTTTCGCTGGTTATGCTTGTTTTTCTTCATGGGTTGCGCAATGCTTTTATCGTAATGATTGCCATTCCTATTTCCATTGTTGTGTCGTTTCTGGGCATGTATTTGTTGGGCTATACGCTGAATATCATGACGCTCTTGGCTATGTCTCTGGTTATCGGTATTCTGGTTGATGATGCTATTGTAGTCTTGGAAAACATTTACCGGCACATGGAGATGGGCAAAGATCGGGTTCAGGCAACGCTCGACGGCCGGGCTGAGATTAGTTACACCGCGGTTGCCATTACGTTGGTAGATGTGGTGGTCTTCCTTCCGTTGGGACTTTCAAAAAGTATGATTGCGCCTATCTTAGCTCCTTTTTCGTTGGTTATTGTTATCACAACTTTGCTTAGTCTGTTGGTTGCATTTACTGTTGTGCCGCTCCTTACCTCTCGTTTGGCAAAGGTTCAGCACCTTAGCAAGGAGAGATTCAGCGGACGCTTTTTCTTATGGTTCGAAAAGCAGGTAGAAGCATTTGCCAATATACTTCATTCTATTCTTCTTAAAGCTTTTCGACATAAAATCACTACTTTCGGCATTGTAACGGCATTGTTTATTGGCTCTGTGGCACTTATTCCTATGGGTTTTGTGGGCACCGAAGTGTTTGCCTTGGGCGATGTCGGTGAATTTATTATTCAGGTTGAGCTTCCCAACAATGCTACACTGAAAGAAACGAATTTAAAAGTAATAGAAATTGAACATTTGCTGAACACAAAGCCCGAAATAAAGTCTGTGTTCACTACGGTAGGTTCAACAAATTCGGGTATGCAAGGCGGGGGAGCACAGAGTAATGCCAATAAAGCGGAAATAGATGTGAAACTGGTGGATAAGAAGTTTCGGAAAGTATCTTCTAAAGTATATGCCAATCAGATTAAGAATTTCCTTAATGCTAAGATGCCCGGTGTAAAGGTCAAAGCTGCTTTATTGAATCCGTTTTTTGGGAGTACGGACGATAGTCCGATACAAGTGATCGTGAAGTCGTCGGACCCGGATTCGTTGACTAAATATGCCGGGAGAATTAAAACATTAATTGAAAAAACGCCGGGGGCTATTGATATAAGTTCCTCGCTTGAGGATGCACGTAACGAGGTTGCTGTTGAAATTGATAAAGAAAAAATGACCGAACTGGGCTTATCGCTTCCTACGGTAGGTTCTGTAATGTCAACAGCCTTTAGCGGAAATACGGATGCAAAATATTCCGATGGCTCTTATGAATATGACATCAACATTGTTTATGACGAATTTAACCGCCGTAGTTTGTCCGATGTATCTAACCTTACGTTTGTCAATGCCGGCGGTCAGCCAATAAAACTATCGCAGTTTGCTAAGATTAGTTATGCCGACGGAAGTGCCAAACTTGAGCGAATGGATAGGATGTCATCAATCACCATCCAATCACAGGTGTTGGGGCGTGCTTCGGGTGATGTTGGTGACAATATAAAACAGCAAATAGATGCTATCTCCTTTCCGTCGGAAGTATCAATCTATTATGCCGGCGACATGCAAATGCAGGACGATGCTTTCGGAAGCCTGGGCTTTGCGATACTTACAGCTATTTTTCTAGTCTATTTAATTATGGTGGCTCTGTATGAATCGTATCTTTATCCCTTGGTGGTTATGTTTTCAATTCCGCTGGCCATTATCGGAGCCATTCTTGGCTTGGCGCTGGCTAAAGAAAATTTGAGTATATTCAGTATGATGGGTATAATTATGTTGATAGGCTTGGTGGCTAAAAATGCGATTTTGGTAGTCGACTTTACAAACCATCTCAAGAAACAGGGTTACGGCACTATCCGTGCATTGTTGATGGCCACGCGTACCAGAATACGGCCTGTGTTAATGACTACTTTATCCATGATTATCGGTTTATTGCCAATTGCGCTTGCTACCGGGGCTGCTTCCGAGTGGAAAAACGGCATTGCCTGGGTGCTTATTGGCGGACTTACCAGTTCTATGTTATTAACGCTGGTTGTTGTGCCGGTTGTATATTCTCTATTGGAAAATATAAAAATCAGGGTTCAGTTGTGGGTGTCGAAAGCTAAAACCGGCATTAGGAAAGTAGGAGAATGA
- a CDS encoding YifB family Mg chelatase-like AAA ATPase has translation MLVKLFGAAVQGIDATIITIEVNSSRGCMFYLVGLPDSAVKESHQRIISALQVNGYKMPTSNIVINMAPADIRKEGSAYDLPLAIGMLAANKTIACDKLPHYLIMGELSLDGSIQPIKGALPIAIKAREDGLEGIIIPLQNAREAAVVNNLKVFGVSNIKEVIEFFNNECILEPTKVNTREEFYEQQNLYESDFSEVKGQENVKRALEVAAAGGHNIIMIGAPGSGKSMMSKRLPSILPPLSLNESLETTKIHSVAGKLGRNSSLISKRPFRDPHHTISQVAMVGGGSFPQPGEISLAHNGVLFLDELPEFNRNVLEVLRQPLEDRKITISRARWSIEYPASFMLVASMNPCPCGYYNHPTKACVCNPGQVQKYLNKISGPLLDRIDIQIEIVPVPFDKMSDKRQGESSASIRERVIRARKTQEKRFSAHPGIHNNAQMTSKLLTIYAQPDKQGLNLLKQAMNRLNLSARAYDRILKVARTIADLEGSDNILSTHLAEAIGYRNLDRENWAG, from the coding sequence ATGCTTGTAAAACTATTCGGCGCCGCAGTTCAAGGCATAGACGCTACTATCATCACTATTGAAGTGAACAGCTCACGAGGTTGTATGTTCTATCTGGTTGGCCTGCCAGATTCTGCAGTCAAAGAAAGTCATCAACGTATTATTTCCGCTTTGCAGGTAAACGGATATAAAATGCCAACGAGCAATATTGTCATCAATATGGCCCCGGCTGACATCCGTAAAGAAGGATCTGCTTATGATTTACCACTGGCAATAGGCATGCTTGCCGCTAACAAAACCATTGCTTGTGATAAACTACCTCACTATCTGATTATGGGCGAGCTCAGTCTCGACGGCAGCATCCAGCCGATTAAAGGAGCTTTGCCAATAGCGATTAAAGCAAGAGAAGACGGGCTTGAAGGAATTATCATTCCTCTTCAAAACGCACGGGAAGCAGCAGTGGTCAATAACTTAAAAGTATTTGGAGTTAGCAACATCAAAGAAGTTATTGAATTCTTCAATAACGAATGCATATTAGAACCAACGAAAGTCAATACCCGTGAAGAATTCTATGAACAACAAAACCTCTACGAGTCCGACTTTTCAGAAGTAAAAGGCCAGGAAAATGTAAAACGCGCATTAGAAGTAGCTGCTGCCGGAGGCCACAACATTATTATGATCGGTGCCCCAGGAAGCGGTAAATCAATGATGAGCAAACGTTTACCTTCCATCCTTCCTCCCCTTTCGCTCAACGAAAGTCTGGAAACAACAAAAATACACTCCGTAGCAGGAAAGCTTGGTCGCAACTCTTCACTCATCTCCAAGCGCCCGTTCCGTGACCCACACCATACCATTTCTCAGGTTGCAATGGTAGGAGGAGGCAGCTTTCCACAACCGGGAGAAATAAGTCTGGCCCATAACGGTGTACTCTTTTTAGATGAGCTGCCCGAATTTAACAGAAATGTTCTTGAGGTACTTCGCCAACCGTTGGAAGATCGAAAAATCACTATATCGCGTGCCCGATGGAGCATCGAATACCCTGCAAGTTTCATGCTTGTGGCTTCAATGAACCCCTGCCCCTGCGGATATTATAACCATCCTACTAAAGCATGCGTTTGCAATCCCGGTCAGGTTCAGAAATACCTCAATAAAATCTCCGGCCCGCTACTAGACCGCATTGACATACAGATAGAGATCGTTCCCGTACCTTTTGATAAAATGTCAGACAAACGGCAGGGGGAATCCAGCGCCAGTATACGCGAAAGAGTCATTAGAGCCAGAAAAACACAAGAAAAACGTTTCAGCGCACACCCCGGTATCCACAATAATGCCCAGATGACAAGCAAATTACTTACTATATATGCCCAACCGGACAAACAAGGACTAAATCTGTTGAAACAAGCCATGAATCGGCTAAATTTATCGGCACGGGCATACGATAGAATCCTAAAGGTAGCCCGTACCATTGCCGATCTGGAAGGAAGTGATAATATCCTTTCGACACATCTGGCCGAAGCTATCGGCTATCGCAATCTCGACAGAGAAAACTGGGCCGGTTAA